From the genome of Monomorium pharaonis isolate MP-MQ-018 chromosome 2, ASM1337386v2, whole genome shotgun sequence, one region includes:
- the LOC105836905 gene encoding coiled-coil domain-containing protein 47, producing MKLWIVIAHITLVATNLWVTAHFQEEVPEDNEFAEFEDFEEEKPNVLIERVPELPQEEELNQDFEEDDVLVTDGDSEFDHFQDEEEFEGLDVAGGNTGPKNDEPSTLTITKVPFHLRERWDSYYLEILMITGLVVYFINYIVGRTKNAHIVEQWLSDHKQLLLDNFSLIGHSTNKSNENSNDNGFMRQSESHYSLYCSGRVGCNSMLIELKLIKRQDLVAVLAQLVRPQNDQVHIEVELAKDEIDNFVLAVATKRLAMHLVRDMADISVYCPEKRPGEKFGLPSGFYVMSEIPEATAAILDTRIQQAFTKFAPYIEYIHISDQFSGRKPQEDTTQLTMPEVKRVLLMSLNISLKGRTCNPETQEKLKPLLQLAFYLIDKLRRYKLSKEGKNKADKNRLKVEEAFLKTTHAARAEAAAQRREERRRAEQERILQEEDPDKQRKWEEKEQRRLAKKRAPRMKQLKVKAL from the exons ATGAAATTGTGGATTGTAATAGCACACATCACATTGGTCGCTACTAATCTATGGGTTACAGCCCATTTCCAGGAAGAAGTGCCTGAGGATAATGAATTTGCAGAATTTGAAGATTTTGAGGAGGAAAAGCCAAATGTCCTCATTGAACGTGTACCAGAATTGCCTCAAGAGGAGGAATTAAATCAAGATTTCGAGGAGGACGATGTCTTGGTTACAGATGGTGACAGTGAATTTGATCACTTCCAAGATGAGGAAGAATTTGAAGGATTGGACGTTGCAGGGGGCAACACTGGTCCAAAAAACGATGAGCCTTCCACATTGACCATTACAAAAGTCCCATTCCATCTGCGAGAGAGATGGGACAGTTATTATTTAGAGATACTAATGATCACTGGACTGGTGgtatactttataaattatatagtagGACGTACCAAAAATGCTCATATAGTCGAGCAATGGCTGTCAGATCATAAACAGCTCTTGttagataatttttctctcattGGACATTCAACAAATAAATCAAATGAGAACTCGAATGACAATGGTTTCATGAGACAGAGTGAATCGCATTACAGTTTGTACTGTTCTGGACGTGTCGGCTGTAATTCGATGCTTATcgaattgaaattaataaagagaCAAGACTTGGTTGCTGTATTAGCTCAACTAGTACGTCCGCAGAACGATCAAGTTCATATAGAAGTGGAGCTTGCAAAGGACGAAATAGACAATTTCGTTTTAGCAGTTGCCACAAAACGCCTGGCGATGCACTTAGTGCGTGACATGGCTGATATTAGTGTATATTGTCCAGAGAAACGACCTGGAGAAAAGTTCGGTCTTCCATCAGGCTTTTACGTAATGTCTGAAATTCCAGAAGCAACGGCGGCTATCTTAGATACCAGGATTCAGCAGGCTTTCACAAAGTTTGCACCTTACATAGAGTACATTCACATTAGTGATCAATTTAGTGGACGTAAACCACAAGA AGATACTACTCAGTTAACAATGCCTGAGGTTAAAAGAGTATTGCTGATGAGTCTGAATATAAGCCTTAAGGGTCGCACGTGTAATCCAGAGACTCAAGAAAAACTTAAACCTTTACTTCAACTCGCTTTCTATTTAATCGATAAGCTGCGAcgttataaattatcaaaagag gGTAAAAATAAAGCGGACAAAAATCGACTTAAAGTGGAGGAAGCTTTCCTAAAAACAACGCACGCCGCAAGGGCCGAAGCTGCGGCGCAAAGACGAGAGGAGCGTCGGAGAGCCGAGCAAGAAAGAATTCTCCAGGAAGAGGACCCTGATAAACAACGGAAATGGGAAGAAAAAGAGCAACGAAGATTGGCCAAAAAACGCGCCCCTAGAATGAAGCAACTCAAGGTGAAAGCTTTGTGA
- the LOC105836906 gene encoding axoneme-associated protein mst101(2) yields the protein MLKKKKRGGDKEKKVRKKCLSEHEMVSYEQQILDNNRQLSRLRGRNEELEIEVKNMTKNIEQLKEDRSDIVAHLKRELEGKVEEARELSERVLAMEELRKQEQAEYKKKENGMEQEFRTMESNLSAEVKLATGKLNALEDWRLARLDLMRKFEMQEEEMTKQDELHKTTLYETEKSVIVAKAKMQKEMEERLKQLAQEFKEATNVRIADMMHTTVRRNIALNHELNSMLKVCQDLEIKDAECKETDRALRLQCEMLEDEAKIAQEDAMRHRRVMHELAEKHINTILEHGRILRENKRLGNYEQIMDECKSRCVESEEKVKVLERELQETKKAREEVMMEVRKKCEEFKEVNKLLNEAKQRVLEALELQEHVCTSDICTSCCATQKQNLIYSLQDILEKHNVSDIIDDDSQINETEPKPSES from the exons ATGCTCAAAAAGAAGAAACGTGGAGGTGACAAGGAGAAGAAAGTACGGAAAAAGTGTTTGAGTGAACACGAAATGGTGTCCTACGAACAACAAATTCTAGACAACAATAGACAATTGTCACG gcTACGCGGCCGAAATGAAGAGCTTGAAATCGAGGTAAAGAATATGACGAAGAATATTGAACAGTTAAAAGAGGATCGATCTGATATCGTGGCGCATTTGAAACGGGAATTAGAGGGAAAGGTAGAAGAGGCTCGTGAGCTGAGCGAACGTGTGTTGGCAATGGAAGAGCTGAGAAAGCAGGAACAAGCCGAGTacaaaaagaaggaaaatggAATGGAACAAGAATTTCGTACTATGGAAAGCAATTTAAGCGCCGAAGTAAAACTCGCAA CTGGGAAACTAAACGCATTGGAAGATTGGAGATTAGCCCGCTTGGATTTAATGCGCAAGTTCGAGATGCAAGAGGAAGAAATGACAAAACAAGATGAATTGCACAAAACGACGCTTTACGAGACAGAGAAATCAGTCATTGTTGCCAAGGCTaa AATGCAAAAGGAGATGGAAGAACGATTGAAGCAGCTTGCACAAGAATTCAAAGAAGCGACGAATGTCCGAATAGCTGACATGATGCACACTACGGTTAGGAGGAACATTGCGCTGAATCACGAATTGAATTCGATGTTGAAGGTCTGCCAGGATCTGGAAATAAAGGATGCAGAGTGCAAGGAAACCGATCGTGCCCTTAGACTGCAGTGCGAGATGCTTGAGGACGAGGCCAAGATCGCGCAGGAGGATGCGATGAGGCACAGGCGTGTGATGCACGAACTTGCCGAAAAGCACATTAACACGATCCTCGAGCATGGACGAATACTACGTGAAAACAAGAGGCTCGGTAATTACGAGCAAATAATGGACGAGTGTAAGTCCAGATGTGTGGAGTCGGAGGAGAAAGTGAAGGTCCTCGAGCGAGAATTGCAGGAGACCAAAAAAGCCCGGGAGGAAGTCATGATGGAAGTGCGAAAGAAGTGTGAAGAATTCAAGGAAGTGAACAAGCTCCTGAACGAAGCCAAACAGCGTGTCCTGGAAGCCTTAGAG ttgCAAGAGCATGTCTGTACGAGCGATATTTGTACTTCATGTTGCGCCACCCAGAAACAGAACCTTATTTATTCTCTCCAGGATATACTCGAGAAGCATAACGTTTCCGACATAATTGATGATGATTCACAG atCAATGAAACCGAGCCTAAACCGTCGGAAAGTTAG
- the LOC105836901 gene encoding protein sel-1 homolog 1, which translates to MKSNGVVVSLLLLSLFLLSGIFAEPSENGATKKRGDITQKSNNNEETEEEVAIEDMENAFEQLRELSALRDTILKLVPASDTIYEKIGKQAATPGKEDGGEGKGETSSASKETVENSGTRSVWMKTMIAKDPDSLVLNERPLDEDDIESWEAQELYDTLEEEIQEPLSPEQQAAEQLFKKAESIINAMRANKHEGYRLLVEAAKLGHREARSILAWARLLGTPLGPTSLRVAIDDIPNIFKVFKELADTGLPSAHMGMGFLYATGIGGVNASQGKALLHYTVAALGGDVRAQMVMGYRHWAGVTTSASCERALDFYRKVAKKVAEEVSLSGGPVVQRVRLLDEHENPGYTSGIFDQDLIEYYQLLAKKGDTQAQVGLGQLHYQGGRGVPLDHERAVQYFQHAADAGNPVAMAFLGKIYLEGSEIVKQNNETAYKYFKKAAELGNPVGQSGLGLMYLYGMGVERNTAKALQYFSQAAEQGWVDGQLQLGNMYFSGIGVRRDYKMANKYFNLASQSGHVLAYYNLAQMHATGTGMMRSCPTAVELMKNVAERGKWSDQLMVAHTDYREGRINEAFLNYALFSEMGYEVAQSNAAFILDRGEADILSEEEGLVRALALWARAAAQGYSAAQVKLGDAHYYGRGTKVDYEAAAGHYRSASEQQHNAQAMFNLGYMHERGLGLAKDRHLAKRCYDLAADASPDARIPVALALFKLSFFFGLDYLQEFSLVDQLDKWDQLLGQNWDLYLIGFLTGILSLIIYFRRPQPPPPPRPPIN; encoded by the exons ATGAAGTCCAACGGGGTCGTCGTGTCCCTGCTGCTCCTGTCGTTGTTCCTCCTGAGCGGTATCTTCGCGGAACCATCGGAGAATGGAGCGACGAAGAAGCGCGGCGATATCACGCAGAAATCGAACAACAACGAGGAGACGGAGGAGGAGGTCGCGATCGAGGATATGGAGAACGCCTTCGAACAGCTGCGTGAGCTGAGTGCCCTGCGCGACACGATACTCAAGCTCGTGCCGGCGTCCGACACGATCTACGAGAAGATCGGCAAGCAGGCGGCGACTCCTGGGAAGGAGGATGGCGGAGAGGGCAAAGGGGAGACCAGTTCCGCTAGCAAGGAAACCGTGGAGAATTCAGGGACGAGAAGCGTATGGATGAAGACCATGATTGCGAAAGATCCGGACTCCTTAGTTTTAAACGAGAGACCACTCGATGAGGACGATATAGAGTCTTGGGAGGCTCAAGAGCTGTACGACACGCTCGAGGAGGAGATTCAAGAGCCACTATCACCCGAGCAACAGGCTG CTGAGCAGTTGTTTAAGAAAGCGGAGAGCATCATAAACGCAATGCGCGCCAACAAGCACGAAGGTTACAGGCTGCTCGTTGAAGCGGCCAAGTTAGGCCATCGAGAGGCCAGATCTATACTGGCTTGGGCGAGATTACTCGGAACTCCACTGGGTCCTACTTCTCTGAGAGTAGCTATTGACGACATacctaatatatttaaagtatttaaagaaCTTGCAGATACTGGACTCCCATCTGCTCATATG GGAATGGGATTTTTGTACGCAACTGGTATTGGTGGCGTTAATGCTTCTCAAGGAAAAGCTTTACTTCATTATACAGTGGCTGCCCTTGGTGGCGACGTTCGTGCTCAAATGGTGATGGGATATCGTCACTGGGCAGGCGTAACAACGTCGGCCTCTTGCGAGCGCGCTTTGGACTTTTATCGAAAAGTAGCGAAAAAGGTCGCTGAGGAAGTCTCGTTGAGTGGTGGTCCGGTAGTCCAACGAGTTCGACTGTTGGACGAACATGAAAATCCAGGGTATACTTCTGGGATCTTTGATCAGGATTTAATAGAATACTATCAACTGCTGGCCAAAAAGGGCGACACTCAAGCACAGGTCGGACTTGGTCAGCTTCATTATCAAGGAGGTAGAGGCGTTCCTTTGGATCATGAAAGAGCCGTGCAATACTTTCAACATGCTGCCGACGCTGGCAATCCAGTAGCTATGGCTTTTCTTGGAAAG atatatttagAAGGAAGTGAAATTGTTAAACAGAACAATGAGacagcatataaatatttcaagaaaGCTGCGGAGTTGGGCAATCCAGTAGGCCAGAGTGGATTGGGTTTAATGTACTTATATGGGATGGGAGTAGAAAGAAACACTGCTAAAGCGTTGCAATATTTTAGTCAAGCTGCGGAGCAAGGTTGGGTTGATGGACAATTGCAGTTGGGCAATATGTATTTTA GTGGCATAGGCGTCAGACGAGATTATAAAatggcaaataaatattttaatttggccAGTCAGTCCGGTCATGTACTGGCATACTACAATCTCGCTCAAATGCACGCCACTGGCACCGGAATGATGAGAAGTTGTCCGACGGCTGtggaattaatgaaaaacgttGCTGAGAGAGGAAAATGGAGTGATCAGTTGATGGTGGCGCATACTGATTACAGAGAGGGCAGAATAAACGAAGCGTTTCTCAATTATGCCCTGTTTTCCGAAATGGGTTACGAGGTTGCGCAGAGTAACGCGGCATTTATTTTGGACAGAGGAGAAGCCGATATTCTATCGGAAGAGGAAGGCTTGGTTAGAGCTCTGGCACTATGGGCGCGAGCTGCCGCGCAAGGATATTCCGCTGCGCAG gTAAAACTTGGGGATGCACATTATTATGGCAGAGGAACAAAAGTTGACTATGAAGCTGCTGCTGGCCACTATCGTTCGGCGTCCGAGCAGCAACACAATGCTCAGGCCATGTTTAATTTGGGCTATATGCACGAACGCGGTCTAGGTTTAGCTAAAGACCGACATTTAGCGAAACGATGCTACGACTTAGCCGCGGATGCTAGTCCTGACGCGCGAATACCTGTAGCGTTAGCTCTgtttaaactttcttttttcttcggcTTAGATTATTTACAAGAATTTAGTTTAGTCGATCAATTGGATAAATGGGATCAGTTGCTCGGGCAAAACTGGGACTTGTACCTTATCGGATTTCTCACGGGAATACTTAGTCTTATTATATACTTCCGCAGACCGCAGCCACCTCCTCCACCGAGACCTCCTATTAACTAA
- the LOC105836907 gene encoding PI-PLC X domain-containing protein 2, which yields MESEEKRENIARWSGAVLNGDLEFWMTRIPAPLKNIPIIHLAIPGSHDTMTYTIERRNDVGPDEPAFIRTLGRYCSIVAKPIILNWSITQRDDIKQQLNGGIRYLDLRVATKPGTNDIYFLHGLYGAEISKPLLDVADWLTSHANEIVILDFQHFYSFTEQDHRRLIDRINQIFRGKMCPVSSRFDHITLQWLVQKRYQVFVIYRNVYARNYSNLWPSGLWRTVWPNTVRVNELIDFLNIELQSRSLDIAFVSQCLLTPDTSYVVKHMCGTLQRDLVPRCQKAILSWISQKRPGRGGLNIVIADFVSDNNFLFSKTVIQSNTKLLHSP from the exons ATGGAAAgcgaagaaaagagagagaatatcgCGAGATGGTCGGGTGCAGTTTTGAACGGCGATCTAGAGTTTTGGATGACTCGGATTCCGGCGCCACTCAAGAATATACCCATAATACATTTGGCGATACCCG GTTCTCACGATACCATGACTTATACCATTGAGAGGCGTAACGACGTGGGGCCGGACGAACCTGCCTTCATTCGAACGCTCGGCCGTTACTGCTCAATCGTTGCCAAGcccattattttaaattggtCTATTACACAACGGGATGATATCAAGCAACAGCTTAACGGCGGAATCCGATATTTAGATCTGCGCGTTGCTACGAAGCCGGGAAccaatgatatatattttcttcatgGTCTTTATGGCGCGGAGATCAGCAAGCCGCTGTTGGATGTAGCCGACTGGCTCACTTCCCATGCGAATGAGATCGTTATCCTGGACTTCCAGCATTTCTACAGCTTCACGGAACAGGATCATCGCCGTCTTATAGACAGAATAAACCAGATTTTTCGCGGAAAAATGTGCCCAGTCTCATCCAGATTCGATCACATAACGCTGCAATGGCTGGTCCAAAAGAGATATCAGGTGTTTGTGATTTACAGAAACGTTTATGCGCGCAATTACTCGAATCTGTGGCCGTCCGGTCTTTGGCGTACCGTGTGGCCCAATACCGTCCGCGTGAACGAGTTAATTGATTTCTTAAACATCGAATTGCAGAGCAGATCGTTGGACATCGCGTTTGTATCGCAATGTCTTTTGACGCCGGATACGTCCTACGTCGTAAAACATATGTGCGGTACCCTGCAAAGAGATCTGGTACCTCGCTGTCAAAAAGCGATTCTCTCTTGGATAAGTCAGAAACGTCCTGGCCGTGGCGGGTTGAATATAGTCATAGCGGATTTTGTGTCAGATAACAACTTTCTGTTTTCCAAAACAGTCATCCAAAGTAATACGAAACTTCTGCATAGTCCgtaa
- the LOC105836903 gene encoding sphingosine kinase 2: MVERKHHRGTMEDSVQQQGATSSAVLEEIFYVTSKRNTYYRVKLTEKGLSLQKEHNGIAKIETIALGDIIGCRCMRSKRGNAGSCACRPGASKSQLKLVESAELYQQQQQQQQQQQLQYDEHDMSAYLYIYAYTLKKSRMKREALRRERTTITLRFRSFDRYEDNLREASRWRLAIKCLITNVPVPRNMMSPSHGNLETLIGACPGENRKLLVLLNPKSGPGRGRETFQKRIHPILSEAERPYEIHITKCPNYAREFVRTRDIYQWSGLLMVGGDGIVFEVVNGLFQRPDWERALRELPLGVIPCGSGNGLAKSIAYAKKEPYDRNPLLISALSAVKCKRTLMDIVRVETRNRILYSFLSVGWGLLADIDIESERLRAIGGQRFTVWSVARLIGLRTYKGKVSYLPCNKENMENGNVYHKDYVAENILSHSRSYGDELDRCYVEPESEPKGFYNTFGESSNNLNGCDDNDVITENLALETENMKRHRLDSFYSATSAKSTYFSTGSASSYHSIDDNNSAEIGAENICNNQVMYGPSSTLPALTTQLSNCWTTVQGEFVMVHAAYQTHLGQDYFFAPRAALADDIIWLLIVKAGITRANLLQFLLGLSSGTHVTCSGVDMIPVKAFRIEPMEGQNGHITVDGEEVDYGPLQAEIFSSLASVMTP, translated from the exons ATGGTGGAGCGCAAGCATCATCGGGGCACCATGGAAGACAGCGTACAGCAACAAGGGGCGACCTCGAGCGCCGTCCTCGAGGAGATCTTCTACGTGACGTCGAAGCGGAACACGTACTACAGGGTGAAGCTTACGGAGAAGGGCCTGAGCCTGCAGAAGGAGCACAACGGAATCGCCAAGATCGAGACAATCGCCCTGGGCGACATAATCGGCTGTAGGTGCATGCGATCGAAGCGCGGGAACGCGGGGAGCTGCGCGTGCCGGCCGGGCGCGTCCAAGTCGCAGCTGAAGCTGGTGGAGTCGGCCGAGCTCtatcagcagcagcagcagcagcagcagcaacaacagctGCAGTACGACGAGCATGACATGTCCGCGTACCTCTACATATACGCGTACACCCTGAAGAAGTCGCGGATGAAGCGCGAGGCGCTGAGGCGCGAGCGGACGACCATTACCCTGCGCTTCCGCAGCTTCGACAGGTACGAGGACAATCTGCGCGAGGCGAGCAGGTGGCGACTGGCGATCAAATGCCTGATCACCAACGTGCCGGTACCGAGGAACATGATGAGCCCCAGCCACGGCAACCTGGAGACGCTGATCGGGG CGTGTCCGGGTGAGAATCGGAAGCTGCTGGTGCTGCTGAACCCGAAATCGGGTCCCGGCAGGGGTAGAGAGACCTTCCAGAAAAGAATCCATCCAATCTTGTCGGAAGCGGAGAGACCTTATGAAATTCACATTACCAAGTGTCCCAATTACGCTCGGGAATTCGTACGTACGAGGGATATCTATCAATGGAGCGGCCTGCTGATGGTCGGTGGCGACGGAATTGTTTTCGAGGTGGTCAACGGTCTTTTCCAGCGGCCCGATTGGGAGAGAGCCCTGCGCGAATTGCCACTCGGAGTAATACCGTGCGGCTCCGGCAATGGCTTAGCAAAGTCTATCGCCTACGCGAAGAA AGAACCATACGACCGCAATCCTTTGCTTATCAGCGCGTTATCGGCGGTCAAGTGCAAAAGGACATTGATGGACATCGTGCGTGTAGAAACTAGGAATCGGATCCTTTACTCGTTCCTGTCAGTGGGATGGGGTCTGCTCGCCGACATTGACATCGAAAGTGAACGTTTGCGCGCCATCGGGGGCCAAAGATTTACCGTATGGAGCGTAGCGCGCCTAATAGGATTGAGAACGTATAAGGGCAAAGTGTCTTATTTGCCGTGCAACAAGGAAAATATGGAAAACGGCAATGTATATCACAAGGATTACGTCGCGGAGAACATACTGTCGCACTCGAGAAGTTATGGCGACGAATTGGACAG gTGTTACGTCGAACCTGAGTCAGAACCAAAAGGCTTCTACAATACGTTCGGTGAATCATCTAACAATTTAAATGGTTGTGACGATAATGATGTGATAACTGAGAATCTGGCTCTCGAGACGGAAAACATGAAGAGGCACAGACTTGACAGCTTTTACTCCGCAACGTCGGCAAAATCGACTTATTTCAGCACGGGTTCGGCTTCGAGTTATCACAGTATCGATGACAATAATAGCGCGGAGATTG GTGCGGAAAACATCTGTAACAATCAAGTGATGTACGGACCGTCGTCCACACTTCCGGCGCTAACAACGCAACTCTCAAATTGCTGGACAACGGTTCAAG gaGAATTTGTGATGGTACATGCAGCCTATCAAACGCACTTAGGTCaggattatttttttgcaccACGTGCTGCATTAGCAGATGACATTATTTGGCTTTTAATAGTTAAAGCCGGCATTACACGTGCCAACTTACTGCAA tttttattaggTCTGAGTAGCGGGACTCATGTAACTTGCTCTGGCGTTGATATGATACCTGTGAAGGCATTCCGGATAGAACCTATGGAAGGACAAAATGGACATATAACTGTAGACGGCGAGGAAGTTGATTACGGGCCATTGCAAGCTGAGATATTCTCTTCTCTAGCATCGGTGATGACGCCCTGA